The DNA window CACGTTTACCATCAGTACGTTTTGTATCTCGAAGAAGATTTTCCGATGAGCAGGAACGAATTTTCACGGTATTTGGCGGAAAAAGGGATTAGTAACGCGGTACATTATCCAAAGCCGGTTTATCTGCAACCACTCTACAAAAAACTGGGGTACGAAGAAGGGTTGTGTCCAGTGGCTGAAGAGACGGCGAAAAGGGTAATAAGTATTCCTGTGCATCCTTTACTGACAAGGAATGAACTTGAATACATCGTGATGACAATTAACAAAGTTATATGATAATGATGACAATAATAAACTAAATTTTTCTGTATAGAAAAAGTTAAATACAGTAATTTCATTATTTTAATTATCAAGTCGTTATTGATATTGAAACTTGAAGGAGGTTTGGTGCAGCACAGAATGATATTTGGGGTTTTGGGAGTAGGAGTAATGGGGAAAAACCACGTTAGGGTTTTGAACGAGATAAAAAAAGTCGACGAGGTTGTCATTTACGATGCAAAAGATGAGAGGGTTAAAGAAGTTTCAAAAGAATTTGAGGTGACACCAGCGGCTTCGTTTGAAGAGTTTTTGAGCTATTGTGATGCAATTTCAATCTGCACGCCAACTTCTCAGCATTACGAGCATATAGCAAGATGCCTGAAAAACGGTAGGAGAGATAAATCGATATTTGTAGAAAAGCCGATAGCTTCCTGCTACAAGGAGGGTTTAGGGATTCTAAAGTTAATAAAAGGGAAAGAGCTCGTTTTCGGAGTAGGACACATAGAGCGATTCAATCCGATAATCAGAGAAATCTGCGATTTAGATGTGGAGATAGAGTATGTAGACATAAAAAGACACAATCCTTCTTCTTCAAGAGTAACCGACACGACCGTTGTTGAAGATTTAATGATACATGATATTGACATAGTTTTTAACGTGCTGTTACCAAACAAAGACTTCAGACTTTCTGCAAGCGGAAACAAGAATATAATGCATATTCTTGCAAAGTTTGACGATACTGTAGTTTCCCTTTCAGCCAGTAGAATTTCCTCAAAGAAGATAAGAAAAATACACATCGAAAACCACAACCTGACTATCGAAGGAGATTACATGGATCAAGAGCTTTACATATTCAGAGGTCCTCAGATATATCGGACTGTAAACGAAAAATACGTTCAGGAAAATGTGATGGAGAAGGTGCTTATAAACAAAGTTGAACCACTGAAAGTTGAACTAAAATCATTTGTCGATTGCGTTAACAGCGGAGAAGATTTCTCCGTCACAGCTGAACAAGCTGTAAACAACTTAAGAATATGTGAGCTCATATGGAAGAAAGCACGTTAGATTTTCACGCTCATTCTACAGCTATAGTTGAGAGCGACGAGATTGGAGAAGGGACGAAAATTTGGCACTTCGCTCACGTTAGAGAGAAAGCGAAAATTGGAAAGAACTGCAACATAGGCAAAGGAGTTTACATCGACACAGAAGTGATTATAGGGAATAACGTGAAAATTCAAAACTTTGCAACGATTTACAGAGGTGTGATTGTGGAGGATGACGTTTTTATCGGTCCAGCGGTAGTTTTCACAAATGATTTGTATCCAAGGGCTTTTATCTGGAGCGAAGAAAAAATAGAAAAAACAATTGTGAAAAAAGGGGCAAGCATTGGAGCAAACTCAACAGTAATCTGTGGAATTGAAATTGGGAAATACGCTATGGTAGGTGCGGGAAGCGTTGTCACGAAAAGTGTTCCACCTCACGCTCTCGTTTACGGGAATCCAGCCAAGCTGAAAGGCTTTGTCTGCTACTGCGGGAGAAAGCTGGAGAAAATTTTAAAGAAGAAAGCTGAAAGCTTCGTCTATGAATGTCATAACTGCGGGGAAGTTGTAGAAATAAAGAAGGAGTGGTTGAGGTGAAGGTAGCGGTTGTTGGCTTGGGTAAGGCGGGTTTACCATTAGCTGCAGTGATAGCTGAATCCGGCTTGGAAGTTGTGGGAGTCGATCTGGATGAGGAAAAATGCAAGATGATTAATTCAGGGATAAATCCAATTCCTGAAGAGCCGGGGTTGGATGAATTAATAAAAAAGCACGGGGGAAAAAAGCTTAAAGCCACGCCGAATTACGAGGAAGCAAAGGATTGTAAAGCTTACATAGTTATAGTCCCTTTACTTCTCGACGAAAACAAAAATCCCGATTTCAGCGTTCTCGAATCTGCCTTCAGAAGCATAGGAAAAATTCTGAAAAAAGGAGACTTGGTTGTTCTTGAAACGACGGTTCCTCCGTTTACAACCGAAAATCTTGTGAAAAGATGGCTTGAAGATGAAAGCGGTTTAGAGCTCGGAGATTTTTACTTAGCTTTCTCTCCAGAGAGGATAATGACTGGCTACAGCATATCAAGGCTGAGAGAATTTCCGAAAGTGATAGGAGGGGTTGATGAAGAAAGCGGGAGAAAAGCTTATGAGCTTTACAAAAAGTTTGTGCCAAACCTTCACCTCGTTTCGAATGCGAGAACTGCCGAGTTTATAAAAATCATAGAAGGCTGCTATAGGGATGCGAACATAGCTTTAGCAAATGAACTTTTTAAAATCGCTGAAGAAATTGGTGCTGACTTCTTTGAATCGAGAGAGAAAGCCAATCACGAGTTCTGCCACATTCATCTTCCATCGACCGGCGTTGGTGGACACTGCATTCCAGTATATACTTGGTTTCTAATCAATGAGATGGAAAAAGGAGAGAAATTTGAATACGTAAGATTGCTGAGGACTGCAAGGGAAATAAACGACGAAATGATAAATTACTGGGCTGAGAAAATCGTTATGGAATGTATGAGGGTAAGTAAGCCATTGAGTGAAGTAAAAATTTGCATTAAAGGCATAACTTTCAGAAAGGGAGTTAAGGAAATTTACCACAGCAAAAATCTTGCGTTGGCGAAACTTTTAGCTGAGAAGGGATTGGATCTGGGAGTTTGGGATGAGTTGTTCACGCCGGAAGAAGTTGAGAAGCTTGGGTTGAAATGGAGGGAGCCGGAAGAAGCTGATGTTGTGTTCGATTGCTTCGAACTGAAATTATTTAGTGAAATGAACAAAGAAAAATAAAAAGTTCGTAGCAGAGCACGATTTTATTCAATAACAACATAAAAATCTTCAACGACCTCTTTAACAAATAGAACATGGTTATCCTTTGTGACAAGGAACTGTCAAGATGTTATCCCATATTATGCAATTCCACAAAGCTCTTCAACCAGCTCTGAATGTAATCGAAGGAACTGTTAAAGGAAGACCTGAGAAACTCTTTGTTCTTCTCTTCAGCAGAGAAAAGAGATTTCCACTGCATTTCTTCTCCCGAAAGCCAGATGAATAAACACTCCTTTGTATCAACATCTATTGCATTCCAGACGAAGAGTTGCCTGTTCATTAACTTCAGTTTCGTTTCGTCTATCGCAATTAACCTTCTTTTCTTCCTTTCAGGAGGCTTTAAGATTTTTTGATTCGTAGCTTATTTTTTGAACCCTAATCCAGTTAGCTTTCGCAATTTTTACCGCATCCTCTCTTTCTCCTCCTTCAACAACACATTCCCTGTAGACGGCTTCCGGCACGATCACCTCGCTAAAAAATGATTTCAGCAAATCTAACTTCCCAATCTTCGCAAGATGGATGAGCGGTGATGAATTACTCACTACCTTTTGCAAATGCGATATCCTCCTCAAGTTCCTTTATCGTGTAATGTCTTTCAACTTTCCTTCTGGCGAGCTCCTCTATGAACTCCCACTTGCTCATCTCAGCAAGCTTCCTTGCCTTGCCCATGGATAGGATTCCTCTCTGGTAGAGGGCTATTGCCAGCTCTACTTTTAAAAACCTCTCTTTGTCTTTCTCAGGTAGCTTCATCGAAGCCAGCACGTCATCCGGAATGATTATCATTGCACCCACAACAGAACCTACGATGTAGAACTAATAAACTTTTTCTGGATACCAGGCACTGGCAAACTTCAACCATTGTTTCTGAACAGAACAATCGGAAGTTGAAGAGAGCGAGCCAAAAGAGGTTTGCTGAAAGATTTGCTCTGAAAGAGGTTTACTCAAAAGTGATTGCAAAAGTTCCTCGAGAATTTTTGTAGATCATTTTATGATTCAACGCGAACCAGTCTTTGAGAAACTGAAAGATCGTGAAGTTAGAGGGGGTCGAAGGTTATCAAAAGCTAAGAAGCTGGGATGCAAACGGCTACGACTTGCAAACATCACGAATAAAGAGGATAGCAACGTTTGACGAAGATTTTAGGAGGGTTGACTTCTTGGAGATTTTAGATTTAAGCTAATTCAATTAAATCTTCAACCTCCTCGCAACGCTTCTCAACTTCTCCTCTTC is part of the Ferroglobus placidus DSM 10642 genome and encodes:
- a CDS encoding Gfo/Idh/MocA family protein; the protein is MQHRMIFGVLGVGVMGKNHVRVLNEIKKVDEVVIYDAKDERVKEVSKEFEVTPAASFEEFLSYCDAISICTPTSQHYEHIARCLKNGRRDKSIFVEKPIASCYKEGLGILKLIKGKELVFGVGHIERFNPIIREICDLDVEIEYVDIKRHNPSSSRVTDTTVVEDLMIHDIDIVFNVLLPNKDFRLSASGNKNIMHILAKFDDTVVSLSASRISSKKIRKIHIENHNLTIEGDYMDQELYIFRGPQIYRTVNEKYVQENVMEKVLINKVEPLKVELKSFVDCVNSGEDFSVTAEQAVNNLRICELIWKKAR
- a CDS encoding acyltransferase; translation: MEESTLDFHAHSTAIVESDEIGEGTKIWHFAHVREKAKIGKNCNIGKGVYIDTEVIIGNNVKIQNFATIYRGVIVEDDVFIGPAVVFTNDLYPRAFIWSEEKIEKTIVKKGASIGANSTVICGIEIGKYAMVGAGSVVTKSVPPHALVYGNPAKLKGFVCYCGRKLEKILKKKAESFVYECHNCGEVVEIKKEWLR
- a CDS encoding nucleotide sugar dehydrogenase codes for the protein MKVAVVGLGKAGLPLAAVIAESGLEVVGVDLDEEKCKMINSGINPIPEEPGLDELIKKHGGKKLKATPNYEEAKDCKAYIVIVPLLLDENKNPDFSVLESAFRSIGKILKKGDLVVLETTVPPFTTENLVKRWLEDESGLELGDFYLAFSPERIMTGYSISRLREFPKVIGGVDEESGRKAYELYKKFVPNLHLVSNARTAEFIKIIEGCYRDANIALANELFKIAEEIGADFFESREKANHEFCHIHLPSTGVGGHCIPVYTWFLINEMEKGEKFEYVRLLRTAREINDEMINYWAEKIVMECMRVSKPLSEVKICIKGITFRKGVKEIYHSKNLALAKLLAEKGLDLGVWDELFTPEEVEKLGLKWREPEEADVVFDCFELKLFSEMNKEK
- a CDS encoding UPF0175 family protein, encoding MIIIPDDVLASMKLPEKDKERFLKVELAIALYQRGILSMGKARKLAEMSKWEFIEELARRKVERHYTIKELEEDIAFAKGSE